One window of Phycisphaeraceae bacterium genomic DNA carries:
- a CDS encoding glutamine--tRNA ligase/YqeY domain fusion protein: MSEPSDRPRHFIQQIIDADNASGKWGVWTERDAGDPDAPGAVGEQARARLGKPRVHTRFPPEPNGYLHIGHAKSILLNYGLAKEFGGRFNLRFDDTNPAKEEQEFVDAIIRDVRWLGADFDPKTGPYGGGLFFASNYFDTMYAYAIELIRKGKAYVCELSPEEVSKRRGTPTTPGTSPFRDRPASESERLIAEMNEGKHPNGAMSVRARIDMGSPNFNLRDPVLYRIVHEEHHNTGTKWCIYPMYDWAHGFEDSLEGITHSICTLEFENHRPLYDWFINSVNEGRTEDGSGPWGKRIHHPQQIEFAKLLFTYIILSKRNLRRMVEEGMVTGWDDPRMPTLSGIRRRGYTRESLQALTEDVGVTKFDSVIDVLRLENACREHLNKVAPRRMAVLDPVKLVITNWGDGGASDRVEWMDAVNNPEDESKGTRKIPFTRELFIEREDFMEEPPKKFFRLAPGAEVRLRYGYWVRCTAVKKDAAGKIEEIHCTYDPLTRGGDNPPPGPDGTVRKVKGTIHWVSASPEHSVRAEVRMFDRLFSAEEPGKRTGNFVDDLNPNSLTVLNAVLEPALGRVGDDEPEWEDGIRRFQFERHGYFCLDKDSGGTSGGLLFNRTVPLKDSWGKEAKG, encoded by the coding sequence ATGTCAGAACCCAGTGATCGCCCTCGCCATTTCATCCAGCAGATCATCGATGCGGACAACGCCTCTGGGAAGTGGGGCGTGTGGACCGAGCGTGACGCGGGGGATCCCGATGCGCCGGGAGCAGTGGGGGAGCAGGCGCGGGCGCGGCTGGGCAAGCCGCGGGTCCACACGCGGTTTCCGCCGGAGCCCAACGGCTATCTGCACATCGGTCATGCCAAGTCGATCCTGCTGAACTACGGGCTCGCGAAGGAGTTCGGCGGCAGGTTCAATCTCCGCTTCGACGACACCAACCCGGCGAAGGAAGAGCAGGAGTTTGTCGATGCGATCATCCGCGATGTGAGGTGGCTGGGCGCGGACTTTGATCCGAAGACCGGGCCTTACGGGGGCGGACTGTTCTTTGCATCAAACTACTTCGACACGATGTATGCCTACGCGATCGAATTGATCCGGAAGGGAAAGGCGTATGTCTGCGAGCTGTCGCCGGAGGAGGTGAGCAAGCGGCGCGGCACGCCGACGACTCCGGGGACGAGTCCGTTCCGGGATCGCCCCGCTTCGGAGAGCGAACGACTCATCGCGGAGATGAATGAGGGGAAGCACCCGAACGGCGCGATGAGCGTGCGGGCGCGGATCGACATGGGCAGCCCGAACTTCAACCTGCGCGATCCGGTGCTGTATCGGATTGTGCATGAGGAGCACCACAACACGGGGACAAAGTGGTGCATCTATCCGATGTACGACTGGGCCCATGGGTTCGAGGACTCGCTGGAAGGGATCACGCACTCGATCTGCACGCTGGAGTTCGAGAATCACAGGCCGCTGTATGACTGGTTCATCAACTCGGTGAACGAGGGGCGGACGGAGGATGGCAGTGGTCCGTGGGGGAAGAGGATCCATCATCCGCAGCAGATCGAGTTCGCGAAGCTGCTGTTCACGTACATCATCCTGAGCAAGCGGAACCTCCGCCGGATGGTGGAGGAAGGGATGGTGACGGGGTGGGACGATCCGCGGATGCCGACGCTGAGCGGGATCCGACGCCGGGGATACACGCGCGAGTCGTTGCAGGCGTTGACGGAGGATGTGGGCGTCACGAAGTTCGACAGCGTGATCGATGTGCTGCGCCTGGAGAACGCGTGCCGCGAGCATCTGAATAAGGTCGCGCCGCGTCGGATGGCCGTGCTGGATCCGGTGAAGCTGGTCATTACCAACTGGGGCGATGGGGGTGCGAGCGATCGCGTCGAGTGGATGGACGCGGTGAACAACCCGGAGGATGAATCGAAGGGGACGCGCAAGATTCCGTTCACGCGCGAGTTATTCATCGAGCGTGAGGACTTCATGGAAGAGCCGCCGAAGAAGTTCTTCCGGCTCGCGCCCGGCGCGGAGGTGCGCCTGCGGTATGGATATTGGGTGCGGTGTACGGCGGTGAAGAAGGATGCGGCGGGGAAGATCGAGGAGATCCACTGCACGTACGACCCGCTGACGCGGGGCGGGGACAATCCGCCCCCCGGGCCGGACGGCACGGTGCGGAAGGTGAAGGGAACGATCCACTGGGTTTCGGCATCGCCGGAGCACTCGGTGCGAGCGGAGGTTCGGATGTTCGATCGGCTCTTCTCGGCCGAGGAGCCGGGAAAGCGGACGGGCAACTTCGTCGATGACCTCAACCCGAACTCGCTGACCGTGTTGAACGCGGTGCTGGAGCCAGCCCTCGGACGTGTGGGCGATGATGAGCCCGAGTGGGAAGATGGGATCCGGCGTTTCCAGTTCGAGCGTCACGGGTATTTCTGTCTGGACAAGGACTCGGGGGGCACCTCGGGCGGGCTTCTCTTCAACCGGACGGTGCCGCTGAAGGACAGCTGGGGCAAAGAGGCGAAGGGCTGA